A stretch of Oncorhynchus gorbuscha isolate QuinsamMale2020 ecotype Even-year linkage group LG24, OgorEven_v1.0, whole genome shotgun sequence DNA encodes these proteins:
- the LOC124013353 gene encoding uncharacterized protein LOC124013353: MRWPPSLTVLRTAEPHVRQTQSIPTHPPCTPLKHTPPGPYGHGYPPHPPQPSAKERSKSVEPRYEPRHLDFNFLRRASAIEQVEGELQYRCAGCLLLYPSLAVLQNHIGLSWMEGFSCRVFYRKLREICNRNETKKLHEMVQTSSVAEKQPRPPTCGAALGLARGGRSGGQTGLKQGDPPGATGRKDQGTASHRLTLESVETIRRNTAVHKWLNEIECYPDVTQSPERA, translated from the coding sequence ATGAGATGGCCACCCTCCCTTACGGTTTTGAGGACAGCAGAGCCACACGTACGACAGACGCAGTCCATCCCCACTCACCCTCCCTGCACCCCCCTGAAGCACACCCCACCCGGCCCTTACGGACATGGATATCCACCACATCCACCTCAGCCTTCAGCCAAGGAGAGGTCCAAGTCGGTGGAGCCCAGATACGAGCCCCGCCACCTGGACTTTAACTTCCTGCGCAGAGCCTCTGCCATAGAGCAGGTAGAGGGGGAGCTCCAGTACCGGTGTGCTGGGTGCCTGTTGCTCTATCCCAGCCTGGCCGTGCTGCAGAACCACATCGGCCTCAGCTGGATGGAGGGCTTCAGCTGCCGCGTCTTCTACAGGAAGCTGAGGGAGATCTGCAACAGGAACGAAACCAAGAAGCTCCACGAGATGGTCCAAACAAGTAGTGTCGCTGAGAAGCAGCCGAGGCCACCAACGTGCGGAGCAGCGCTGGGCCTTGCTAGAGGGGGTAGGAGTGGAGGGCAGACAGGGCTGAAGCAGGGAGATCCTCCTGGAGCTACAGGAAGGAAGGACCAGGGGACAGCCAGCCACAGGTTGACTCTGGAGTCGGTGGAGACCATAAGAAGGAACACAGCCGTTCACAAGTGGCTGAATGAGATTGAATGTTACCCTGATGTCACCCAGTCACCAGAGAGAGCATAA